In the genome of Terribacillus sp. FSL K6-0262, one region contains:
- the cmk gene encoding (d)CMP kinase → MKSKNIAIAIDGPAAAGKSTVSKLVAKKLQFVYVDTGAMYRALTLTALEAGADLESEDALLSLLQGIDIVLMQHEDGQKVLVNNNDVTEAIRTNEVTNNVSIVAKHPLVREEMVKRQQNLAADTGIVMDGRDIGTRVLPNAEVKIFMIASVEERAERRYKENIAKGFEADLEKLKEEIRLRDKLDSEREASPLVKAEDAVEIDTTSLSIEGVVDKILETVYDVIGR, encoded by the coding sequence ATGAAGTCAAAAAATATCGCTATCGCAATTGATGGACCTGCTGCTGCAGGCAAGAGCACCGTATCCAAGCTTGTTGCCAAGAAATTGCAATTTGTCTATGTGGATACGGGTGCCATGTACCGCGCACTTACACTGACAGCGCTCGAAGCGGGAGCTGACTTGGAATCAGAGGATGCACTGCTATCCTTGCTGCAAGGGATAGATATCGTCCTGATGCAGCATGAAGACGGTCAGAAAGTGCTTGTGAACAATAATGATGTGACAGAAGCAATCCGCACGAACGAAGTGACCAATAATGTATCCATCGTCGCCAAACACCCGCTTGTAAGGGAAGAAATGGTGAAACGCCAGCAAAATCTCGCGGCTGATACCGGCATCGTCATGGACGGCCGTGACATCGGGACCCGCGTCCTCCCGAATGCCGAAGTGAAGATTTTTATGATCGCATCGGTAGAGGAGCGAGCGGAGCGTCGTTATAAAGAAAATATCGCCAAAGGTTTCGAGGCGGACCTGGAGAAGCTGAAGGAAGAAATAAGGCTGCGGGACAAGCTCGACTCCGAGAGGGAAGCATCCCCGCTTGTAAAAGCGGAAGACGCTGTTGAAATCGATACGACTTCCTTATCGATCGAGGGAGTTGTCGATAAGATCCTCGAAACTGTTTACGATGTGATTGGAAGATAA
- the rpsA gene encoding 30S ribosomal protein S1, giving the protein MDEMNEQATDFKELSVGDTVTGKVVKVEDKQALVDIGYKVEGILPISELSSLHVERAADAVSEGEELTLKVKKVDDEEVVLSKRAVTAELAWEDLEAKFESGEVFEAEVKEVVKGGLVVDVGLRGFIPASLVETYFVEEFEGYKGQPLTLKVVELDREQNRVILSHRAVVEEEEASKKQEVLDSLEAGQVIDGTVQRLTDFGVFVSIGGGIDGLVHISQLSHEHVEKASDVVTEGQEIKVKVLSVDKDSERISLSLKETLPGPWENISDRAQAGDVLEGEVKRLVSFGAFVEVFPGVEGLVHISQIANRHIGTPQEVLEPGQKVQVKVLDVNEAEKRMSLSIKELEQDENDAVIKEYEKEEEHSGFQLGDILGDKLNKYKQ; this is encoded by the coding sequence ATGGATGAAATGAATGAGCAAGCTACGGATTTCAAGGAATTGTCTGTAGGCGATACTGTAACCGGCAAAGTGGTGAAAGTAGAAGATAAACAAGCTTTGGTAGACATCGGCTACAAAGTGGAAGGTATCCTGCCAATCAGCGAATTATCCAGTCTTCACGTTGAGCGCGCTGCTGACGCAGTAAGCGAAGGTGAAGAGTTGACACTAAAAGTGAAAAAAGTGGATGACGAGGAAGTTGTCCTTTCCAAGCGTGCAGTTACAGCTGAACTTGCTTGGGAGGACCTGGAAGCGAAATTCGAATCCGGTGAAGTCTTCGAAGCAGAAGTCAAGGAAGTCGTCAAAGGCGGCCTTGTAGTGGATGTCGGCCTTCGCGGATTCATCCCTGCCTCACTCGTGGAAACATACTTTGTCGAAGAGTTCGAAGGGTACAAAGGCCAGCCGCTTACGCTGAAAGTGGTCGAGCTTGACCGTGAACAGAACCGTGTCATCCTTTCCCACCGTGCAGTGGTGGAGGAAGAAGAAGCTTCCAAGAAGCAGGAAGTGCTTGACAGCCTGGAAGCTGGCCAGGTGATCGACGGAACAGTCCAGCGTCTGACTGACTTTGGTGTCTTCGTCAGCATCGGCGGCGGGATCGATGGCCTTGTACACATTTCCCAGCTTTCCCACGAACACGTGGAAAAAGCTTCTGATGTTGTTACAGAAGGCCAGGAAATCAAAGTCAAAGTGCTTAGTGTCGACAAAGACAGCGAGCGCATCAGCCTATCCCTGAAAGAGACACTCCCTGGACCATGGGAAAACATCAGTGACCGTGCACAAGCAGGTGACGTGCTGGAAGGTGAAGTGAAACGTCTGGTAAGCTTCGGTGCATTCGTCGAAGTATTCCCGGGTGTCGAAGGCCTTGTCCATATTTCCCAAATCGCCAACCGTCATATCGGTACGCCGCAGGAAGTGCTTGAGCCAGGACAAAAGGTACAAGTGAAAGTCCTTGATGTAAATGAAGCTGAAAAGCGCATGAGCCTGAGCATCAAGGAATTGGAACAAGATGAAAATGATGCTGTCATCAAAGAATATGAAAAAGAAGAGGAGCATTCCGGCTTCCAGCTTGGAGATATTCTAGGTGATAAATTGAACAAGTATAAGCAATAA
- a CDS encoding lysophospholipid acyltransferase family protein has protein sequence MSLYSIGKVIVSAVLYPIFRIKVYGKEHVPKEGPVLVCSNHISNFDPPVLGVTCPREIAFMGKSELFKFKPLGFLLKHLNVFPVKRGMQDRGALRAGLDILAEGKTMGLFPEGTRSKDGKLGKPLPGIGFFAMRSEAKIVPCAIIGSYKGVKALKVVYGPPIEMEELRERKASAKEVSQVIMDEIQLLINKHVG, from the coding sequence ATGTCATTATATTCCATTGGTAAAGTGATTGTAAGTGCGGTCCTCTATCCGATTTTTCGTATAAAGGTATATGGTAAGGAGCATGTTCCAAAGGAAGGTCCGGTACTGGTCTGTTCCAACCATATCTCCAATTTCGATCCGCCCGTCTTGGGGGTCACTTGTCCAAGGGAAATTGCCTTCATGGGAAAAAGTGAGCTATTCAAATTCAAGCCGCTCGGGTTCCTTTTGAAACACTTGAATGTTTTCCCGGTAAAACGAGGCATGCAGGATCGGGGTGCGCTGCGTGCGGGCTTGGATATCCTGGCAGAAGGCAAGACGATGGGATTATTTCCAGAGGGCACCCGAAGCAAGGATGGCAAACTCGGTAAGCCGCTTCCGGGAATCGGATTCTTTGCGATGCGTTCGGAAGCGAAAATCGTCCCTTGTGCGATTATCGGCTCCTACAAAGGGGTAAAAGCATTGAAAGTCGTCTATGGTCCGCCTATCGAAATGGAAGAACTGCGCGAAAGAAAAGCATCAGCGAAAGAAGTGTCGCAGGTGATCATGGACGAAATCCAGCTTCTGATAAACAAGCATGTCGGATAG
- a CDS encoding asparaginase: MKGKVVLVTTGGTIASVPNEESGKLASGEMTGDQLRSQIDLPNHIEVKVVNALQKPSMHITFDDLLTLKEIIDKQLEDPEVKGIVVTHGTDSLEETAYFLDLTIQDARPVIVTGSQRAIHELGSDVYINLRHAVLAAYDDQLLDCGTVVVFNERIFPAKYVKKEHASNIQGFNAFGFGYLGIIDNDKVYLYQRPVKRYTYELKRKLPEVDIIKCYLQADGKFIKAAREAGVQGIVLEGVGRGQVAPKMKEEILLALQDGIKIILTTASEEGNVYTTYDYEGSAYDLYKAGVLLGKDQDSKKARIELAVALASDQMDRLL, from the coding sequence ATGAAAGGGAAAGTCGTATTGGTAACTACAGGCGGGACGATCGCCAGTGTACCGAATGAAGAAAGCGGGAAGCTCGCTTCCGGAGAAATGACAGGTGATCAGCTGCGAAGCCAGATCGACCTGCCGAATCACATCGAAGTGAAAGTCGTGAATGCTTTGCAGAAACCCAGTATGCATATAACATTCGATGATCTGCTTACTTTAAAAGAAATCATTGACAAGCAACTGGAGGATCCGGAAGTCAAAGGTATTGTAGTCACGCATGGAACCGATTCTTTGGAAGAAACGGCTTATTTTCTTGATTTGACCATCCAGGATGCCCGGCCTGTCATCGTTACTGGTTCTCAGCGGGCCATCCATGAACTCGGATCGGATGTTTACATCAATTTGCGTCATGCCGTGCTTGCAGCCTATGATGATCAGCTGCTCGATTGCGGCACGGTGGTCGTTTTCAATGAGCGTATCTTCCCTGCAAAATATGTAAAGAAAGAACATGCCTCCAATATTCAGGGCTTCAATGCTTTTGGATTCGGTTATTTGGGCATCATCGATAACGATAAAGTATATCTTTACCAAAGACCGGTCAAACGGTATACCTATGAGCTGAAGAGGAAGCTGCCGGAAGTGGATATCATAAAGTGCTATTTACAAGCGGACGGAAAATTCATCAAAGCAGCACGTGAAGCAGGTGTGCAGGGTATCGTGCTGGAGGGCGTGGGAAGAGGGCAAGTTGCACCGAAAATGAAAGAAGAGATTCTCCTTGCCCTGCAAGATGGCATCAAAATCATCTTGACGACGGCATCGGAAGAAGGAAATGTCTATACTACCTATGATTATGAGGGAAGTGCTTATGATCTGTATAAGGCTGGTGTTCTCTTAGGTAAAGATCAGGACAGCAAGAAGGCGCGTATCGAGCTTGCTGTTGCACTTGCATCCGATCAAATGGACAGACTTCTATAG
- the ypeB gene encoding germination protein YpeB: MYKWVIIGVLALALTGTAIWGMNERQEKNDIRMQAENNYQRSFHELTYRIDTLHDKIGATLAMNSRDSLSPQLAEIWRLSSEAHTDVGQLPLALLPFEKTEKFLTNIGDFTYKTAVRDLDKEPLSEEEMQRLEKLHDNAGQIKDELRNVQNTVLGNNLQWTDVEMALSDDEPDHSDNAIISSFETVENSSGGFNEEKDFNNGALPASNEEHKFEGVTGERINQKQAKTIAAKAFDLNTISGISAGKSGKGSDVPLYSLSYQKDGESGYADISQKGGHILTLMMQRDREEPKLGLHDAQQKAEDFLQKQKLTDMEMVQSSQYDSVGIFFFVPVQNDVRIYPDIVQVKVALDNGDILGYNARDYFMNHHEREIGKPKLTEEQATEKLNQNVQVQETHLALIENDTHEETLVYEIMGTRNDETYRIYVNADTGREEEIEKQTTTEARFLQST, encoded by the coding sequence ATGTATAAATGGGTGATAATCGGCGTTCTTGCTTTGGCACTAACAGGGACAGCCATTTGGGGAATGAACGAACGCCAGGAAAAGAATGACATCAGGATGCAGGCAGAAAACAACTATCAGCGTTCCTTCCACGAGCTGACTTACCGGATCGATACGCTGCATGATAAAATCGGAGCGACGCTGGCGATGAATTCAAGGGATTCCCTGTCACCGCAATTGGCGGAGATTTGGCGGTTATCCTCAGAGGCACATACGGATGTGGGTCAGCTTCCGCTAGCACTGCTGCCGTTTGAAAAAACAGAGAAATTCTTGACCAATATCGGGGATTTTACGTATAAAACGGCCGTAAGGGATTTGGACAAGGAGCCTTTGTCCGAGGAAGAAATGCAGCGGTTGGAGAAGCTGCATGATAATGCGGGACAAATCAAGGATGAGCTCCGGAATGTCCAAAATACCGTCCTGGGCAATAATCTGCAGTGGACCGATGTAGAAATGGCGCTGTCGGATGATGAACCGGATCACTCGGATAACGCCATCATCTCAAGTTTCGAGACTGTGGAGAACAGCTCGGGCGGATTCAATGAAGAGAAGGACTTTAACAATGGGGCTTTGCCTGCCTCCAACGAAGAGCATAAATTCGAGGGAGTCACCGGTGAGCGAATCAACCAGAAACAAGCGAAAACAATAGCAGCCAAGGCCTTTGATTTAAACACAATCAGTGGTATCAGCGCCGGAAAATCAGGCAAGGGGTCGGATGTACCGCTTTACAGCCTTTCCTACCAAAAGGACGGTGAGAGCGGCTATGCTGATATCAGTCAAAAAGGGGGCCATATCCTCACTTTGATGATGCAGCGGGATCGGGAAGAACCGAAACTGGGTTTGCATGATGCGCAGCAAAAAGCGGAGGATTTCCTTCAAAAACAGAAATTGACGGATATGGAAATGGTCCAGAGCAGCCAGTATGACTCCGTCGGAATTTTCTTCTTTGTGCCAGTCCAAAACGATGTGCGCATTTATCCGGATATCGTCCAGGTCAAGGTTGCGCTCGATAATGGCGATATTCTGGGATATAATGCCCGTGACTATTTCATGAATCATCACGAGCGTGAAATAGGGAAACCGAAGCTGACGGAGGAACAAGCGACAGAGAAACTCAACCAGAACGTCCAAGTCCAGGAAACCCATCTTGCTTTGATCGAGAACGATACACATGAAGAAACCCTTGTTTATGAAATCATGGGGACACGCAATGACGAAACGTACCGTATCTATGTAAATGCCGATACAGGCCGGGAAGAAGAAATCGAGAAACAAACGACGACAGAAGCACGTTTCTTGCAAAGTACGTAA
- the prsW gene encoding glutamic-type intramembrane protease PrsW — protein sequence MLTILSAAIAPALALLTFFYLKDRLEPEPLGMVLRTFLYGALLVFPIMFIQYALKAEGVSTHPLVYSFFTVGFMEEFFKWFIFLYTAFRHTEMDSVYDGIIYGVSISLGFATVENVLYLFAHGVDYAFTRALFPVSSHALFGVLMGYYLGRAKFGSRHPRLRVFAAMVIPFLLHGLYDYILLAVTFNWVYIQAPFMIILWIIGLHKVRAATRHPIEHIQMKESGS from the coding sequence ATGCTTACCATCCTTTCCGCTGCGATTGCCCCAGCACTCGCGCTGCTTACCTTCTTCTATTTGAAGGATCGTTTGGAGCCCGAGCCGCTAGGCATGGTATTGCGGACTTTTCTATATGGCGCTCTGCTCGTATTTCCGATCATGTTCATTCAATATGCACTGAAAGCAGAAGGAGTCAGCACGCATCCGCTTGTTTATTCTTTCTTCACCGTCGGTTTCATGGAGGAATTCTTCAAATGGTTCATCTTCCTGTACACCGCTTTCCGGCATACGGAAATGGACTCGGTTTATGACGGCATCATATATGGTGTCAGCATAAGCTTAGGGTTTGCCACGGTGGAAAATGTTCTTTATCTATTTGCACATGGAGTTGATTATGCTTTTACACGTGCCCTTTTCCCAGTATCATCCCATGCGCTTTTCGGCGTTTTGATGGGATATTATCTCGGCCGGGCGAAATTCGGGAGCCGGCATCCCCGTCTGCGTGTGTTTGCAGCTATGGTGATACCTTTTTTACTGCATGGATTGTACGATTACATCCTGCTGGCGGTGACATTCAATTGGGTTTATATCCAGGCACCTTTCATGATCATTCTATGGATCATCGGTCTGCATAAAGTACGAGCGGCAACTCGCCATCCTATCGAACACATCCAAATGAAAGAGTCAGGCAGTTAA
- a CDS encoding YpdA family putative bacillithiol disulfide reductase: MQKEQVIIIGAGPCGLSAAIELQKIGIEPLLIEKGNVVNSIYRYPTHQTFFSSSERLEIGGIAFVTEMKKPVRNQALAYYRTVAQRCDLRIHTFERVMQVSGTKGDFTVTAKTIREEEKQYKADYVIVATGYYDQPYLMQVPGEDQPHVFHYFKEAHPYFGKNVTVIGGKNSAVDAVLELHKAGANITALYRGSTYSKSVKPWILPEYESLVRNGYIDHKFNAHIKEITKTQVIYEVQGKTHTVDADFVFAMTGYRPDLKLLQSMGIFIHPETGKPDYDPETMESNVPGIFIAGVIAAGNNNNEVFIENGRFHGGQIAKAIFSSN, translated from the coding sequence ATGCAAAAAGAGCAAGTGATAATAATAGGAGCAGGACCATGCGGTCTTTCCGCAGCAATCGAGCTGCAAAAAATCGGAATCGAACCGCTTCTTATCGAGAAGGGCAATGTCGTTAATTCCATTTATCGATATCCTACCCATCAGACATTTTTCAGCTCAAGCGAACGGCTGGAAATAGGCGGCATCGCCTTTGTGACCGAAATGAAGAAGCCAGTCAGGAATCAAGCGCTTGCCTATTACAGGACAGTGGCACAGCGGTGTGATTTGCGAATACATACATTCGAGCGAGTGATGCAGGTATCCGGGACCAAAGGGGATTTCACGGTAACGGCCAAGACAATCAGGGAAGAAGAGAAGCAGTACAAAGCAGATTATGTCATCGTTGCGACGGGGTACTACGATCAACCCTATCTAATGCAGGTTCCTGGTGAAGATCAGCCTCATGTATTCCATTATTTCAAGGAAGCTCATCCGTATTTCGGCAAGAATGTGACAGTGATCGGCGGGAAGAATTCCGCTGTCGATGCCGTGCTTGAACTGCATAAAGCCGGTGCCAATATCACCGCTCTATACCGCGGCAGCACGTATTCCAAAAGCGTGAAGCCGTGGATCCTGCCGGAATATGAATCGCTGGTCCGTAATGGATACATCGATCATAAATTCAATGCACATATTAAAGAGATCACAAAAACACAGGTCATTTATGAAGTGCAAGGCAAGACGCATACAGTGGATGCTGATTTCGTGTTTGCGATGACAGGCTATCGTCCGGATTTGAAGCTGCTGCAAAGCATGGGCATCTTTATCCATCCTGAGACAGGCAAGCCTGACTATGATCCGGAAACGATGGAGTCCAACGTGCCTGGTATATTCATTGCCGGCGTCATCGCAGCCGGGAATAATAACAATGAAGTATTCATCGAGAATGGTCGTTTCCATGGCGGACAGATAGCCAAAGCGATTTTCTCAAGCAACTGA
- a CDS encoding PilZ domain-containing protein, with protein sequence MLKIGSTLALEKTDISTNGNRLRYRAKVIDLAEDTIYIDYPVNEETNRTDIFPIGTAFKALYVTEKDEAYTFGTMLKGRETLKVPALKLSMPKEEEISKIQRRQYVRISVSTDVAIHGEESDIPPVSSITLDISGGGLSMLLPENHGFREKMKVKLYIAYTLQKEGPAFLTVPGQIVRIVRNEKSGKVIASIQFDDIQERDRQAIIRFCFERQREQRKKGLRMR encoded by the coding sequence TTGCTGAAAATCGGTAGTACTTTAGCATTAGAAAAAACGGATATTTCAACTAATGGGAATCGCCTGCGTTACCGGGCCAAAGTAATCGACTTGGCTGAAGATACGATTTATATCGACTACCCGGTCAATGAAGAGACAAACCGGACAGATATCTTTCCGATTGGAACGGCATTCAAGGCCTTATATGTAACGGAAAAAGACGAAGCCTATACATTCGGAACGATGCTGAAGGGCAGGGAAACGCTGAAAGTGCCTGCCTTGAAGCTATCGATGCCAAAGGAAGAAGAAATCAGTAAAATACAGCGTCGTCAATATGTACGGATATCTGTAAGCACGGATGTGGCAATCCATGGTGAAGAATCGGATATCCCCCCTGTCTCCTCCATCACGCTTGATATTAGCGGAGGCGGTTTATCCATGCTGCTGCCCGAAAATCACGGGTTCCGAGAAAAAATGAAGGTGAAGCTGTATATCGCCTATACCTTGCAAAAAGAAGGGCCTGCTTTCTTGACTGTCCCCGGGCAGATTGTCCGCATCGTCCGGAATGAAAAATCCGGCAAGGTCATTGCCAGTATTCAGTTCGATGATATCCAGGAAAGGGACAGACAAGCAATCATTCGTTTTTGCTTCGAGCGTCAGCGGGAGCAGCGCAAAAAAGGACTGCGGATGAGGTAG
- the sleB gene encoding spore cortex-lytic enzyme has product MQSSAFSEQVIQHGATGDDVVELQARLQYAGFYNKKIDGVFGWSTYWALRNFQYEFGMEVDGVAGKQAKDKLVSITKYDKAFVMRQIQEGNTFTYYGGTPQEQQVKKRGNGGNGGNGGNANPSNTSAVNVPNGYSQNDIKLMANAVHGEARGEPYEGQVAVAAVILNRVEDPSFPNTISGVIFEPRAFTAVADGQIWLTPDETAEQAVIDAINGWDPSGGAIYYFNPNTATSPWIWSRPQIKTIGEHIFCM; this is encoded by the coding sequence ATGCAGTCCAGTGCCTTTTCCGAACAGGTGATCCAGCACGGAGCGACAGGGGATGACGTGGTGGAACTGCAGGCCCGCTTACAATATGCAGGATTCTATAACAAAAAAATAGACGGAGTTTTCGGATGGAGTACGTATTGGGCTCTGCGCAACTTCCAATATGAGTTCGGAATGGAAGTCGACGGAGTCGCAGGGAAGCAGGCAAAGGATAAATTGGTATCCATCACCAAATATGATAAAGCCTTTGTCATGCGTCAAATCCAGGAAGGAAACACATTTACCTATTATGGAGGCACACCGCAGGAGCAGCAAGTGAAAAAGCGCGGTAACGGAGGGAATGGCGGCAATGGCGGCAATGCTAATCCGTCCAATACATCAGCGGTGAATGTTCCGAATGGGTATTCCCAGAATGATATCAAGCTGATGGCCAATGCTGTACATGGAGAAGCGAGAGGAGAGCCATACGAAGGACAGGTTGCAGTCGCAGCGGTGATCCTGAACAGGGTGGAGGATCCATCATTCCCGAACACGATTTCCGGTGTCATCTTCGAGCCAAGAGCTTTTACCGCCGTTGCAGATGGCCAAATTTGGCTGACGCCGGATGAAACAGCCGAGCAGGCGGTGATCGATGCAATCAATGGCTGGGATCCTTCCGGCGGGGCGATTTATTATTTCAATCCGAATACAGCCACGTCACCTTGGATTTGGTCGAGACCTCAGATCAAAACGATAGGTGAGCATATTTTCTGTATGTAG